From Thermogladius calderae 1633, a single genomic window includes:
- a CDS encoding aldehyde ferredoxin oxidoreductase N-terminal domain-containing protein: MSLKYRVVFVNPGEKTSRLAEYDLSEVRGPVSLGVKLHSEVYESWKKPVYHPDNALVIGTGLVAGSKLYGVHRLVAVFRSPLTRGLHVAAMGGAAYQLAARLHSIVVDGAAGRPTIVLLRGHKDGAVEVSFSELEDSELESVWRGYRGLKGTYALTKYVVDKHPDFFKGGLSRVVAVGPASKYTSLGALFSATLFNGEIDYGSEDLAARGGPGSVLLRAHNVAAIAYSGSYDRSADLPREMTELRAISDYTVKKLGKPYINAVIEAGTKYRFDPKLNTGGTFGSNYPHLRTQTPMFNWNMIYLPNDVREKLFNYIMKYYWEPFNKEAIESKSWKTCGEPCPVACKKVRKGKYKTDYEPYNGLGPMIGVFDLHEAERLVELADAYGFDAIELGNLIAFVFEALENGLLRPEEVSLSRKPSFNPLNYTVEHSKTNADLAEDVIESMAWGTNPILRLIADRGLRSAAKVLDLLYEERTKERKTRFVDLAVYASFGEEGHITPNFYWTPGMVAPLPVLGRYWTLYTGVFLDPEEFAAKSYERAVMELMIDDSGVCRFHRGWAEKLLPSLYADYYGLKDTLQFYKRLYKRLAEYQSHTAEPTLWESRKVFDYMTKAAAEYANKTWTEKFSVEGEKSVVEWWARFKKKLAELVSSA, encoded by the coding sequence GTGAGCCTGAAGTACAGGGTTGTTTTCGTCAACCCAGGCGAAAAGACGTCTAGGCTGGCAGAGTACGACCTGAGCGAGGTCAGGGGGCCGGTAAGCCTCGGCGTAAAGCTACACAGCGAAGTCTACGAGTCGTGGAAGAAGCCGGTCTACCACCCCGACAACGCCCTCGTGATCGGCACTGGACTAGTTGCGGGGAGCAAGCTCTACGGAGTCCACAGGCTGGTCGCTGTATTCAGGAGCCCGCTGACCCGCGGACTCCACGTGGCCGCGATGGGCGGGGCGGCCTACCAACTAGCCGCAAGACTCCACAGCATAGTGGTAGATGGGGCGGCCGGCAGGCCCACAATAGTACTCCTGAGGGGCCACAAGGATGGTGCTGTAGAGGTCTCCTTCAGCGAATTGGAGGATAGCGAGCTGGAGAGCGTGTGGAGGGGCTACAGGGGGCTCAAGGGCACCTACGCCCTGACGAAGTACGTGGTCGACAAGCACCCCGACTTCTTCAAGGGGGGCCTCAGTAGGGTTGTGGCCGTCGGCCCCGCGTCCAAGTACACGAGCCTGGGCGCGCTCTTCTCGGCGACGCTCTTCAATGGCGAGATAGACTACGGGAGCGAGGACCTCGCAGCGAGAGGCGGGCCAGGTAGCGTCTTGTTGAGGGCGCACAACGTAGCCGCTATTGCGTACAGCGGTAGCTACGACAGGTCGGCAGACCTGCCCAGAGAGATGACCGAGCTCAGGGCGATCAGCGACTACACTGTTAAGAAGCTGGGGAAGCCGTACATAAATGCGGTGATCGAGGCGGGGACCAAGTACAGGTTCGACCCCAAACTGAACACCGGGGGCACCTTCGGCTCCAACTACCCCCACCTAAGGACGCAGACGCCGATGTTCAACTGGAACATGATCTACCTCCCCAACGATGTGCGCGAGAAGCTCTTCAACTACATAATGAAGTACTACTGGGAGCCCTTTAACAAGGAGGCTATCGAGTCGAAGAGCTGGAAGACGTGCGGCGAGCCGTGCCCCGTCGCGTGCAAGAAGGTGAGGAAGGGGAAGTACAAGACCGACTACGAGCCCTACAACGGCCTCGGGCCCATGATAGGCGTTTTCGACCTCCACGAGGCCGAGAGACTCGTCGAGCTAGCCGACGCCTACGGCTTCGACGCAATAGAGCTCGGCAACCTGATCGCGTTCGTGTTCGAAGCCTTGGAGAACGGGTTGCTCAGACCCGAGGAGGTCTCGCTAAGCAGAAAGCCGTCCTTCAACCCGCTCAACTACACGGTGGAACACAGCAAGACCAACGCCGACCTCGCAGAGGATGTCATCGAGTCGATGGCCTGGGGCACAAACCCCATACTGAGGCTCATCGCCGATAGAGGTCTCAGGTCGGCCGCCAAAGTGCTGGACCTCCTCTACGAGGAAAGGACTAAGGAGAGAAAGACTAGATTCGTAGACCTCGCGGTCTACGCCTCGTTCGGCGAGGAAGGGCACATAACCCCGAACTTCTACTGGACGCCCGGCATGGTGGCCCCTCTACCAGTCCTTGGGAGGTACTGGACGCTCTACACAGGCGTCTTCCTAGACCCGGAGGAGTTCGCGGCCAAGAGCTACGAGAGGGCTGTAATGGAGCTGATGATAGACGACTCCGGGGTCTGCAGGTTCCACAGGGGCTGGGCAGAGAAGCTACTACCCTCGCTGTATGCCGACTACTACGGTCTGAAAGACACCCTCCAGTTCTACAAGAGGCTATACAAGAGGCTCGCCGAGTACCAGTCACACACCGCCGAGCCCACCTTGTGGGAGAGCAGGAAG
- a CDS encoding inorganic phosphate transporter: MEILWILVAGLGAFLVAWIDGANNAANSIGAPIGSGALSLRRALVFASIFEFVGGVIYGRFVSVTLLKGIVDVNAVRPADLIIGMSVALVVTGVLVTLITRMRIPMSISQSIVGGIIGFGLAAGGVNAVLWPEVSFIVAAWVLVPFLGIAVGFAEYKLFSQVRRFVTGKRALLSGSVLFYLTVFMAIFLYLLESASLENLVYSLTLGLLGAALLTGVYYRYVSRRMPEDDIEARDFVYKTLLISSSATMAFSHGAHDVSNPSGPLTGVLLTVFTGQVPSGKVDIPYPVTVFSALGIATGILTWGYSVVETIGERITPLSVESAFVAQFSASQLVLVVTRLGIPTSTTGAIVGAIAGVGLARGVSFVNMRLVAKIIGFWFLGVALTALATFGLVYTIISI, from the coding sequence ATGGAAATTCTGTGGATCCTAGTAGCCGGGTTAGGGGCGTTCCTCGTCGCGTGGATCGACGGGGCGAACAACGCAGCTAACAGTATAGGCGCCCCCATCGGCTCGGGGGCCCTCAGCCTGAGGAGGGCGCTCGTCTTCGCCTCGATATTCGAGTTTGTTGGAGGCGTGATCTACGGGCGCTTCGTATCGGTGACCTTGCTCAAGGGTATCGTAGACGTAAACGCCGTGAGGCCGGCGGACCTGATCATCGGCATGAGCGTGGCGCTCGTCGTGACAGGAGTGCTGGTGACCCTAATAACGAGGATGAGGATCCCGATGAGCATAAGCCAGTCCATAGTAGGGGGGATAATAGGCTTCGGCCTAGCGGCAGGGGGGGTCAACGCCGTCCTCTGGCCCGAGGTCTCGTTCATCGTCGCCGCGTGGGTGCTGGTACCCTTCCTCGGTATAGCCGTGGGGTTCGCCGAGTACAAGTTGTTCAGCCAGGTGAGGAGGTTCGTGACCGGTAAAAGGGCGCTACTGTCTGGCAGCGTCCTCTTCTACCTCACCGTCTTCATGGCGATATTCCTATACCTGCTCGAGTCGGCGAGCCTTGAGAACCTTGTATACTCCCTAACCCTTGGCCTACTAGGAGCGGCGCTACTGACCGGGGTGTACTACCGCTACGTCTCGAGGAGGATGCCCGAGGACGACATCGAGGCCAGGGACTTCGTGTACAAGACCCTCCTCATCTCCAGCTCTGCTACGATGGCCTTCAGCCACGGGGCGCACGACGTGTCCAACCCGAGCGGCCCACTGACAGGCGTACTGCTCACGGTGTTCACGGGCCAGGTGCCGAGCGGGAAAGTCGACATCCCATACCCCGTCACAGTCTTCTCAGCGCTCGGCATTGCTACGGGGATACTGACGTGGGGCTACAGCGTAGTGGAGACGATAGGCGAGAGGATAACCCCGCTGAGCGTCGAGTCGGCTTTTGTCGCCCAGTTCTCTGCGTCCCAGCTGGTGCTAGTCGTCACGAGGCTCGGGATCCCGACCTCTACGACGGGGGCGATAGTAGGGGCGATAGCTGGCGTGGGGCTGGCCCGTGGAGTCTCCTTCGTTAACATGAGGCTCGTGGCCAAGATAATAGGCTTCTGGTTCCTCGGGGTCGCCTTAACAGCTCTCGCGACGTTCGGGCTGGTCTACACGATCATCTCTATCTGA
- a CDS encoding DUF47 domain-containing protein, producing the protein MPISLSDIMPEEALESLRDYLKNLIKSIDLFRKSLKLLNEVRVGEARSLLAEVVKARSEANKSRLRLIEVIENSRLEPSVKEDILHFIKRLDAISDNVKEAARELTIMPYLEVPSPIRDGLNRLADMVLQAASHVAEATERLITGEHKRALELVNKVLEIEEEADRVDVDNRGKLIVYADVIKPSTLAILIHDFNKDLENAVDSCAEAADYLHILITTWLQIEMIV; encoded by the coding sequence GTGCCGATATCTCTCAGCGACATAATGCCGGAGGAGGCGCTGGAGTCTCTTAGGGACTACCTCAAGAACCTCATCAAGTCCATAGACCTCTTCAGGAAGTCTCTGAAGCTCCTCAACGAGGTCAGAGTCGGCGAGGCTAGGAGCCTCCTGGCCGAGGTCGTGAAGGCTAGGAGCGAGGCCAACAAGAGCAGGCTCAGGCTTATAGAGGTCATCGAGAACTCGAGGCTAGAGCCGAGCGTCAAGGAGGACATACTCCACTTCATCAAGAGACTCGACGCGATAAGCGACAACGTCAAGGAGGCCGCCAGGGAGCTCACGATCATGCCCTACCTCGAGGTACCCTCCCCTATAAGGGACGGGCTAAACAGGCTGGCAGACATGGTGCTGCAGGCAGCCAGTCACGTGGCCGAGGCGACCGAGAGGCTGATCACCGGGGAGCACAAGCGCGCCCTAGAGCTGGTAAACAAGGTCCTGGAGATCGAAGAGGAGGCGGACAGAGTGGACGTCGACAACAGGGGGAAGCTCATCGTTTACGCGGACGTGATCAAGCCGAGTACCCTCGCCATACTGATACACGACTTCAACAAGGACCTCGAGAACGCTGTTGACTCCTGTGCCGAGGCGGCCGACTACCTCCACATCCTCATAACGACCTGGCTTCAGATAGAGATGATCGTGTAG
- a CDS encoding SagB/ThcOx family dehydrogenase translates to MEMSGKGAIGLPEPDKETCLSRLLSARRSVRRFRDRPLDLRTVSQLLWVSYGYVTSRRRVVPSAGALYPMEVYLAVKTNGVEGLDPGVYLYEPESHGLRLVRSGDPAGDLYEACLRQMSVKEAPINIVVVGVPERIVAWYGDRGYQYMVLEAGHIGQNIYLAATEMSLGTVAIGAFDDDHVRRVLGLRESYVPLYIFPVGYPR, encoded by the coding sequence ATGGAGATGAGCGGGAAGGGGGCTATCGGCCTACCCGAGCCCGACAAAGAGACCTGCTTGTCCAGGCTGCTCTCGGCGAGGAGGAGTGTTAGGAGGTTCAGGGACAGGCCTCTAGATTTGAGAACCGTCTCGCAGCTTCTCTGGGTGTCGTACGGCTACGTCACCTCCAGGAGGAGGGTGGTCCCGTCCGCCGGCGCGTTGTACCCCATGGAGGTCTACCTGGCGGTGAAGACGAACGGTGTAGAGGGGCTCGACCCGGGTGTGTACCTCTACGAGCCGGAGTCGCACGGGCTGCGCCTAGTCAGGTCTGGGGACCCGGCCGGCGACCTCTACGAGGCGTGCCTGAGGCAGATGTCGGTCAAGGAGGCCCCAATAAACATCGTGGTAGTGGGGGTACCTGAGAGGATCGTTGCGTGGTACGGCGACCGGGGCTACCAGTACATGGTGTTGGAGGCGGGGCACATCGGGCAGAACATATACTTGGCCGCTACGGAGATGAGCCTCGGCACCGTGGCTATAGGGGCCTTCGACGACGACCACGTGAGGAGGGTCCTCGGCCTCCGCGAGAGCTACGTCCCCCTTTACATCTTCCCCGTCGGCTACCCGAGGTGA
- a CDS encoding THUMP domain-containing protein, which yields MSFNLIITHEQGGENYRAVLSELRRLLGDLTVVDTGPSVILAKVPDPYKAVDTLRGATLSPLIYRVVPVDVVLDPFVEVVAEEAGRLAEEKIPVDKTYRVTLHGRLYWRETRLPAHTSDAIRVIAERVKRQVSLTHPDYVVYVRCVKLYHRRRLATLTVAPVEKFLSLKSGKP from the coding sequence TTGTCTTTCAACCTGATTATAACCCACGAGCAGGGCGGCGAGAACTACAGGGCTGTACTAAGCGAGCTCAGGAGGCTGTTAGGAGACCTAACGGTCGTGGACACGGGGCCCTCCGTAATACTCGCGAAAGTCCCCGACCCCTACAAGGCCGTGGACACGCTGAGGGGCGCCACCTTGTCGCCGCTCATCTACAGGGTAGTACCCGTGGACGTGGTCCTAGACCCCTTCGTGGAGGTGGTGGCCGAGGAGGCCGGCAGGCTGGCGGAGGAGAAGATACCCGTCGACAAGACTTACAGGGTGACGCTCCACGGCAGACTGTACTGGAGGGAGACGAGGCTCCCGGCACACACGAGCGACGCAATAAGAGTCATAGCGGAGAGGGTCAAGAGGCAGGTCTCGCTAACCCACCCGGACTACGTGGTGTACGTTAGGTGCGTCAAGCTGTACCACAGGAGGAGGCTCGCCACCCTGACGGTGGCCCCAGTGGAGAAGTTCCTATCGCTCAAGTCTGGGAAGCCGTGA
- the thiI gene encoding tRNA uracil 4-sulfurtransferase ThiI, whose protein sequence is MPVYVVTVSGEIPLRSSRTRPRFYRRLVENLRDAVERAGGRVLGHEVVEAKVVLRTDVDVTEALSKVFGVHRVGVVAEYQFKDLKDLVAWASSEARDLVANKRFAVRVKRSGSHDFTSLDVAREVGAALKEYSAGVDLENPEVTVEIEVRGSRAFIYKRAAEGPGGLPVGVEGRALALFSGGFDSPVAAWLVAKRGVQVDFLHFTLGSTRATYLAFKVARELSSKWLHGYRPRFVVVDFRKVVAEVASKVSWPMRQVVLRALMYTAASRLAVAGGYNAIVTGESIGQASSQTLRNLQAVEEYAKPSRPVLRPLLGFDKEEIVALSRRIGFYELSSKVPEACAIAPSRVETHATAGMVEEEVRKVDMSLVEKAVEGARSFDTLSSRPDDVIPSDDVEIDFIPEDALLVDAREWRGVDDGSLPGAIPLSRLDPDNVPRDKVVVVFCDTGAISTIVAEMLRKKGLRAYSLRGGLKRCGEGG, encoded by the coding sequence ATGCCGGTATACGTTGTGACGGTCAGCGGGGAGATACCCTTAAGGTCTTCGAGGACCAGGCCGAGGTTCTACAGGAGGCTGGTCGAGAACCTGAGGGACGCTGTGGAGAGAGCCGGCGGCAGGGTCCTGGGGCACGAGGTGGTCGAGGCTAAGGTGGTCTTGAGGACGGACGTCGACGTCACGGAGGCGTTGTCAAAGGTCTTCGGCGTCCACAGAGTGGGGGTTGTCGCGGAGTACCAGTTCAAGGACTTGAAGGACCTGGTCGCGTGGGCGAGCAGCGAGGCCAGGGACCTCGTGGCTAACAAGAGGTTTGCTGTGAGAGTCAAGAGGAGCGGCTCCCACGACTTCACCTCCCTGGACGTGGCGAGGGAGGTGGGGGCGGCCCTAAAGGAGTACTCGGCCGGCGTGGACCTTGAGAACCCGGAAGTCACGGTGGAGATAGAGGTCAGGGGGAGTAGGGCCTTCATCTACAAGAGGGCCGCCGAGGGGCCCGGCGGCCTGCCGGTGGGTGTCGAGGGGAGGGCCCTAGCCCTGTTCAGCGGCGGCTTCGACTCCCCGGTAGCGGCCTGGCTGGTAGCCAAGAGGGGTGTTCAAGTAGACTTCCTACACTTCACCCTGGGGTCTACGAGGGCCACTTACCTAGCCTTCAAGGTGGCCAGGGAGCTATCGAGCAAGTGGCTGCACGGCTACAGGCCCAGGTTCGTGGTAGTGGACTTCAGGAAGGTCGTGGCAGAGGTCGCCTCGAAGGTCAGCTGGCCCATGAGGCAGGTGGTCCTGAGGGCGCTGATGTACACCGCGGCGAGTAGGCTGGCGGTGGCGGGCGGCTACAACGCCATAGTTACGGGGGAGTCCATAGGGCAGGCTTCGAGCCAGACCCTCAGGAACCTCCAAGCCGTGGAGGAGTATGCTAAGCCCTCTAGACCAGTCCTCAGGCCGCTTCTGGGCTTCGACAAGGAGGAGATAGTGGCGCTCTCGAGGAGGATAGGGTTCTACGAGCTGTCATCCAAGGTCCCCGAGGCCTGCGCAATAGCGCCGAGCAGGGTCGAGACCCACGCTACAGCTGGGATGGTGGAAGAGGAGGTGAGGAAAGTAGACATGTCCCTGGTCGAGAAGGCGGTTGAGGGGGCCAGGTCCTTCGATACGTTGTCCTCGAGACCAGATGACGTGATACCGAGCGACGACGTCGAGATCGACTTCATACCAGAGGACGCCCTGTTAGTAGACGCCAGGGAGTGGAGGGGGGTAGACGACGGGTCTCTACCGGGCGCGATACCTCTCTCCAGGTTAGACCCGGACAATGTGCCCCGCGACAAGGTGGTGGTCGTTTTCTGCGACACGGGCGCGATTAGCACTATTGTAGCAGAGATGTTGAGGAAAAAAGGGTTGAGGGCTTACAGCCTCAGGGGCGGGCTGAAGAGGTGCGGTGAAGGAGGCTAG
- a CDS encoding encapsulin, translating into MLSKHPLELPPGRRLSKEEVADALRLAIIAELDAISLYLQLARSIDDEKVRRVFEDIAREEKTHVGEFLALLKSMDPEQVAELEKGAREVEELTGLRAPDGGQVAGGPAKAELRLEEAVASRVKEAVASARAVARRLPSVTAGRGVEAVPVESVAEGRSVLPLKELSFRFRVSQRAVDYAVATNSLLEVPEGLKAAYTLAQEEDRLVASTLLEKGGVRLEMGGWETPGQAPADVARAVAYLAGKGLPRPYVLFLNPADYARLLSVSEKTGVTDLERVKALVDDVAATPSLPEGKGILVSATQGVVDVVYGGNAEVDYIGPEDGYHVFRVWSSLALRLKNPEGVVVLERKAA; encoded by the coding sequence GTGTTGTCCAAACACCCCCTAGAACTCCCTCCTGGGAGGAGGCTAAGCAAGGAGGAGGTCGCCGACGCCCTCCGCCTGGCCATAATAGCCGAGCTCGACGCAATAAGCCTCTACCTCCAGCTGGCTAGGAGCATCGACGACGAGAAGGTCAGGAGGGTCTTCGAGGACATAGCGAGGGAGGAGAAGACTCACGTAGGCGAGTTCCTGGCCCTACTGAAGTCCATGGACCCGGAGCAGGTCGCAGAGCTGGAGAAGGGGGCGAGGGAGGTCGAGGAGTTGACAGGGCTTAGAGCCCCCGACGGCGGCCAGGTGGCTGGCGGTCCCGCTAAGGCCGAGCTAAGGCTCGAGGAAGCCGTGGCCTCCAGAGTGAAGGAGGCGGTGGCCAGCGCGAGGGCGGTCGCTAGGAGGCTACCCTCGGTGACCGCCGGGAGAGGTGTGGAGGCGGTGCCGGTGGAGTCGGTGGCGGAGGGTAGGAGTGTACTGCCGCTCAAGGAGCTGAGTTTCAGGTTCCGCGTCTCGCAGAGGGCTGTAGACTACGCCGTAGCCACTAACAGCCTGCTCGAGGTGCCCGAGGGGCTCAAGGCCGCCTACACGCTAGCACAAGAGGAGGACCGGCTGGTCGCCTCCACGCTGCTAGAGAAGGGTGGGGTCAGGCTAGAGATGGGCGGCTGGGAGACGCCTGGGCAGGCACCCGCGGACGTGGCGAGGGCGGTCGCGTACCTCGCCGGCAAAGGACTGCCTAGGCCGTACGTGCTCTTCCTAAACCCCGCCGACTACGCCAGGCTACTCTCCGTGAGCGAGAAGACAGGGGTGACAGACCTGGAGAGGGTTAAGGCGCTGGTGGACGATGTCGCGGCGACCCCTAGCCTGCCCGAGGGGAAGGGGATACTGGTCTCGGCGACACAGGGCGTGGTAGACGTGGTCTACGGAGGCAACGCCGAAGTAGACTACATAGGGCCCGAGGACGGCTACCACGTCTTCAGGGTCTGGTCAAGCCTGGCTCTAAGGTTGAAGAACCCTGAGGGAGTAGTCGTCCTAGAGAGGAAGGCGGCTTAG
- a CDS encoding winged helix-turn-helix domain-containing protein: protein MLARAKRCHHDIVYELLTAIRDEQPALKTRVCTASGLPLDRCSKVLALMEGLGLVYREGAGRGSGYYVTEQGYVYIGLYEKIMEVMPAGSYKRRRRKVS, encoded by the coding sequence ATGCTGGCGAGGGCGAAGCGCTGCCACCACGACATCGTGTACGAGTTGTTGACAGCCATAAGAGACGAACAGCCAGCCCTCAAGACGAGGGTGTGCACAGCCAGCGGCCTCCCACTCGACAGGTGCAGTAAAGTCCTCGCCCTCATGGAGGGCCTCGGCCTTGTCTACAGAGAGGGCGCGGGAAGAGGGTCGGGTTACTACGTCACAGAGCAGGGTTACGTGTACATAGGCCTGTACGAGAAGATAATGGAGGTAATGCCCGCCGGATCCTACAAGAGGCGCAGGAGGAAAGTCTCGTAG
- a CDS encoding polymer-forming cytoskeletal protein, with amino-acid sequence MSSVGIEELRVGGSVKLRGPIKASRIDVGGSLQVDGDLEVEALKIGGAASVTGNLRAAEVVVGGSIKVGGDADVKKLLKVGGSARVEGGLVGGEVVVGGSIKAKAIKVDVFKVGGEAEAEKIVAREVVVGKKSRVRGEINACKVTVEKDAEVDKVVGYEVVLRKGSEANRVEAYKVFVEEDAEVRELVYVESAEVDEEADVKKVSRVESVNLELKCA; translated from the coding sequence GTGAGCTCGGTGGGCATAGAAGAGCTCCGGGTTGGCGGTAGCGTCAAGTTGAGGGGCCCTATCAAAGCGAGTAGGATCGACGTAGGGGGGTCTCTACAAGTCGACGGGGACCTGGAGGTCGAGGCGCTGAAGATAGGCGGCGCGGCGAGCGTGACCGGGAACCTGAGGGCAGCCGAGGTCGTTGTCGGGGGCTCGATCAAGGTGGGAGGGGACGCTGATGTGAAAAAGCTACTCAAGGTCGGAGGCTCTGCGAGGGTTGAGGGCGGCCTCGTCGGCGGCGAGGTCGTTGTCGGGGGGTCCATCAAGGCGAAGGCCATTAAGGTCGACGTGTTCAAGGTGGGCGGCGAAGCCGAGGCGGAGAAGATCGTGGCGAGGGAGGTCGTGGTCGGGAAGAAGTCCAGGGTTAGGGGCGAGATAAACGCCTGTAAAGTCACAGTGGAGAAGGACGCCGAGGTCGACAAGGTGGTAGGGTACGAGGTCGTATTGAGGAAGGGCTCCGAGGCAAACAGGGTTGAGGCCTACAAGGTCTTTGTGGAGGAGGACGCCGAGGTCAGGGAGCTCGTCTACGTAGAGTCAGCCGAGGTCGACGAGGAGGCCGATGTGAAAAAGGTCAGTAGAGTAGAGAGCGTGAACCTCGAGTTAAAGTGTGCGTAG
- a CDS encoding ABC transporter substrate-binding protein produces the protein MRRGIFIAVAVVLVAAVAVASYYYLAIRPAQPTTTTPAYAEKIVIGVTDKVTDLDPSNAYDFFTWEVLTNIMDGLVKYKPGTDQLVPGIAANWSVSADGSEWVFKLRNNVYFCDGRQVTAQDVVRSVKRVMKIQGDPSWLVTEFVDDVVALDNFTVKFKLKTPASYFLALAATPPYFPVSPNYPDDKIVSDATWGGAGPYCIKDFKRDEYIVLEANPYYYGEKPMTKTVVIKFYRDATSLRLALENGEVDIAWRTLRPQDYVALGSNPNFVVESIPGSFIRYIIVNTKMSPVDNVLVRRAIAAALNRSEIAERVFFGTMTPLYSLVPAGMWSHIDAFKDAYGPGPNLTLARELLRQAGYSESNKLKLELWYTPTHYGDTEADVATLIKSQLEATGLIQVEVKSAEWATYVDNARNGRMMLSLFGWYPDYIDPDDFLSPFLLSTANKWTGSGYANSTVDNLLREAMVKTSQSEREALYVQVQRILAEDAPFIPLLQGNLMVVHSKNVHGVEIGPPMLMPYYTIYKTTG, from the coding sequence ATGCGTAGAGGAATATTCATCGCCGTAGCCGTCGTCCTAGTGGCCGCCGTGGCCGTCGCCTCGTACTACTACCTCGCAATCAGGCCGGCCCAGCCTACGACTACAACACCCGCTTACGCCGAGAAGATCGTTATAGGGGTCACAGACAAGGTGACAGACCTCGACCCCTCCAACGCCTACGACTTCTTCACTTGGGAGGTCTTGACCAACATTATGGACGGGCTCGTGAAGTACAAGCCTGGCACAGACCAGCTGGTACCGGGTATAGCAGCGAATTGGAGCGTCTCGGCCGACGGGTCTGAATGGGTGTTCAAGCTGAGGAACAACGTGTACTTCTGCGACGGGAGGCAGGTGACTGCCCAGGACGTGGTGAGGAGCGTTAAGAGGGTTATGAAGATCCAGGGAGACCCCTCCTGGCTAGTCACCGAGTTCGTGGACGACGTGGTCGCGCTCGACAACTTCACGGTCAAGTTCAAGCTCAAGACCCCGGCGAGCTACTTCCTCGCGCTAGCGGCCACGCCCCCGTACTTCCCTGTGAGCCCGAACTACCCCGACGACAAGATCGTGAGCGACGCGACGTGGGGTGGGGCGGGGCCGTACTGTATTAAGGACTTCAAGAGGGACGAGTACATAGTCCTAGAGGCCAACCCCTACTACTACGGCGAGAAACCGATGACCAAGACCGTCGTGATCAAGTTCTACAGGGACGCCACATCGCTGAGGCTCGCGCTGGAGAACGGCGAAGTGGACATCGCCTGGAGGACCCTAAGGCCCCAGGACTACGTCGCGCTCGGTAGCAACCCCAACTTCGTCGTGGAGAGCATACCCGGCTCCTTCATAAGGTACATAATAGTCAACACCAAGATGAGCCCCGTCGACAACGTGCTCGTCAGGAGGGCTATTGCGGCGGCCCTCAACAGGAGCGAGATCGCCGAGAGGGTGTTCTTCGGCACCATGACGCCTCTCTACAGCCTCGTACCGGCCGGCATGTGGAGCCACATAGACGCCTTCAAGGACGCCTACGGCCCCGGCCCCAACTTGACGCTGGCGAGGGAGCTGCTGAGGCAGGCCGGGTACAGCGAGTCGAACAAGCTGAAGCTGGAGCTCTGGTACACACCGACCCACTACGGGGACACAGAGGCGGACGTCGCCACCTTGATCAAGAGCCAGCTCGAGGCGACAGGCTTGATACAGGTCGAGGTCAAGAGCGCCGAGTGGGCTACGTACGTGGACAACGCTAGGAACGGGAGGATGATGCTGAGCCTGTTCGGCTGGTACCCCGACTACATCGACCCGGACGACTTCCTCTCCCCCTTCCTGCTGAGCACGGCTAACAAGTGGACCGGCTCGGGCTACGCGAACTCGACTGTGGACAACCTGCTCAGGGAGGCCATGGTCAAGACGAGCCAGTCCGAGAGAGAGGCGCTATACGTACAGGTCCAGAGGATCCTCGCGGAGGACGCCCCGTTCATACCACTACTACAGGGCAACCTAATGGTGGTGCACTCCAAGAACGTACACGGCGTCGAGATAGGGCCTCCTATGCTGATGCCCTACTACACCATCTACAAGACCACGGGATGA